In Balaenoptera ricei isolate mBalRic1 chromosome 4, mBalRic1.hap2, whole genome shotgun sequence, the following are encoded in one genomic region:
- the LOC132365544 gene encoding keratin-associated protein 11-1: MSYNCSTRKLSSRMIGGQYTVPVAPVATVSTPDADCLSGIYLPSSVQTGSWLLDHCQKTCCKPIACQPTCYQPTPYVSSPVRVTCPRQTTCVSNPCSTPCSRPLTFVSSGCQPLGGISTVCQPVKSVSTVCQPVGGVSTTCQPSCGVSRMYKQSCVSSWRRIC; encoded by the coding sequence ATGTCCTACAACTGCTCCACAAGGAAACTCTCTTCCAGGATGATTGGAGGACAATACACTGTGCCAGTGGCCCCAGTTGCCACAGTTTCTACCCCGGATGCCGACTGCCTGAGTGGCATCTATTTGCCCAGCTCCGTCCAAACTGGCTCCtggctcctggaccactgtcagaAGACCTGCTGCAAGCCCATTGCTTGCCAGCCAACCTGCTACCAGCCAACTCCTTATGTCTCCAGCCCTGTCCGGGTCACCTGCCCTCGGCAAACCACTTGTGTCTCCAATCCCTGCTCAACTCCCTGCAGCCGGCCGCTCACCTTTGTCTCCAGTGGCTGTCAGCCCCTGGGCGGCATCTCTACTGTGTGCCAACCAGTGAAAAGTGTCTCCACTGTCTGCCAGCCGGTGGGAGGAGTCTCCACCACCTGTCAACCATCCTGCGGGGTCTCCAGGATGTACAAGCAGTCCTGCGTGTCCAGCTGGCGAAGAATTTGCTGA